The DNA window TTGGGCGTCGATTGAGCGAGTAGATCCCGTGCGACTTCGCGAAGGGTCTCCGGCTCGAATGGCTTGACCAGATACGCGTTAGCCCCGAGGCCCAACCCCTTGTCTCGATCACGTTCAGAGCCTTCAGTAGAAACAATGATCAACGGGATGGAGGAATACTTCGAATTGCTCTTGACGAACGAAACGAGTTCGAG is part of the Myxococcales bacterium genome and encodes:
- a CDS encoding response regulator codes for the protein MQRILIVEDSATMRSLLASTLEELGDEVKVTEASSGFEALRFLPREDYDLVVTDINMPDINGLELVSFVKSNSKYSSIPLIIVSTEGSERDRDKGLGLGANAYLVKPFEPETLREVARDLLAQSTPKKG